From the genome of Brassica oleracea var. oleracea cultivar TO1000 chromosome C4, BOL, whole genome shotgun sequence:
TCTTCACGCAACTTCTCTGGAAACAGAGGACGTGGAGGACGTTCATCCAGCTCCAGTGGACATGGACGTGGACGTTTGAATGCTGCCTCCACTTCTGTTAGTGCTCCATCATCTACCTCTACAACCGTTCAAATTTCAGCTCTCATCACCTTGCTTCAGTCACAACAATCTCAACTCTCAACTGATCACTTGTCTGGTAAAACTGATCTTTCTGATGTTATTATCGAAACTGGTGCCTCTCACCATATGACAGGCGACTTGTCTCTCTTACAAGATGCAGTAGATATTATACCGTCTGTGGTTACTTTCCCAGACGGCACTGCTTCGCGCGCTACAAAAATTGGCCGCATATCTCTTACTAAAGATTACATACTTGTTAATGTGCTTTATGTACCAAACTTCAATTGCACATTGATCTCAGTATCAAGACTACTCAAGCAAACCGGTTGTATTGCTATATTTACTGACACTCTTTGTGTTTTACAGGACCGTTTTACGAGGACCCTGATTGGAGCCGGTGAAGAAAGAGATGGGGTGTACTACTTCAAGGGTGTCAAAGTTGCTTGTTCACATCAGACTTCTGCGAAAACTATTTCTCCTACAGTCCTCTGGCATCGACGTCTTGGTCACCCTTCCTACAAAGTGCTTTCTACATTACCTGTGTTTTCTGATTTAAAAGTCGATTTTAAGGATTCTCACTCATGTGATATTTGTTTTCGTGCCAAGCAAACACGTTCAGTCTTTCATGATAGTTTTAATAAAGCTTTGGAACCTTTTTCATTAATTCATTGTGACGTTTGGGGTCCGTATAGAACTCTATCATCATGTGGCGCTGCTTACTTTCTTACCATTGTTGATGACTACTCTAGAGCTGTGTGGACATACCTTATGTTGGAAAAGTCACAGGTTAAGGACTTGATCAAGAACTTCTGTGTTATGAGTGAAAAACAGTTCGGGAAACAAGTAAAAACCATTCGAACAGATAATGGCTCTGAGTTCATGGTCTTGTCTTCATATTTTCGTCAAAATGGTATCCAACACCAAACCTCCTGCGTCGACACACCTCAACAGAACGCTCGTGTTGAACGCAAGCATAGGAACATCCTCAACATCGCACGATCACTTCTGTTTCAAGCCAAACTACCAGTTACTTTTTGGGGCGAGAGCATACTCACAGCGGCTCATCTCATTAACCGGACACCGTCTGTTGTTCTACATGGAAGTACTCCGTATGAACTGTTACACGGTTCAAAACCTTCATACGACTCTTTACGCACCTTTGGATGCCTCTGCTACGCTCACAGACGACCTCGCAACAGAGACAAGTTCAGTGATCGCAGCCGAAAGTGTCTTTTTGTGGGCTATACCTACGGAAAGAAAGCCTGGAAACTTTATGATATCGACAGTAATGAATTCTTGGCCAGCCGCGATGTTGTTTTTCTTGAAGAACAGTTTCCAGGAGTTACAGATACAACATATGTTACACCACCAATCTATCAACCAGATGCTACAATCGTTGACTGGTTACTTCCTACTACACCAGCATGCTCCGGTGATACTACTCTACCAGTGGTTTCTACCACTACACCAGTGGCTTCTGATCCTGCACCAGTGGTCCCTTCTCCATTACTACCTATTACACAAACTACAGACGTTGCTCTTCCACCAGTGGCACATGATACTACTAATGCGTCTGATTCTCCATCACCTGGATCTTCCTCTACTCAACCTAGTTCTCTGGTTGAGCAGTCTACGCCTGCTACTACTATTTCAGACACTCCTCCATCACCTGGTCTTCTTGAGTTACTAGGTCGTGGTCATCGTAGCCACAAGCCGTCTGTTCTTCTCAAAGACTACGTGGTTAATGCCTCTACAGTTAGTACACCCCCCATCACTTCTCTTTCATCGACTCCTACTCAAGGTCCTCCTGTCTCGGTCTCAGGTATTACTCCCTATCCCATCGACTCTTACTTGTCTCAAGCTCGTTTCTCAGTTGCACATACAGCTTTTTTGGCTGCACTAACGTCAACTAACGATCCTAAGTCTTTCAAAGAAGCTTCTCTTGATGATATTTGGAATGACTCCATGACTGATGAGTACACAACGCTTGACGCAATTCACACGTGGGACATTACCTCATTACCAAAAGGCAAAAAGGCGATAGCCTGCCAATGGATCTATAAACCGAAGTTTGACGCCAACGGCAAGGAAACTCGCAAAACGTCTCGTTTGGTAGCTTGTGGGAATCATAAAAGAAAAGGCCGTGATTATACGGATACATTCGCTCCAGTAGCCAAACCCACTACCGTGCGTCTGCTCCTTGAGATTGCTGCTACTAAAAGATGGGAAATTCATCAGATGGATGTTCATAATGCGTTTTTGCATGGTGATTTAAAAGAGGAAGTTTATATGAAGTTGCCACCTGGTTTCGAAGATCTTGATCCTACAAAGGTTTGTCGTCTCCGCAAGTCCTTTTATGGGCTCAAACAATCTCCTAGATGTTGGTTTGAAAAACTCAGCACGGCGTTGAAGTCTTATGGTTTCAAACAGAGCAGAGCCGACTACTCTCACTTCTCCCTTATCAAATACAAGATCTCTCTACACATTCTTATCTATGTGGATGATTTCATCATAGCTGGCAATGACATCTCCACAATACAAAGGTTCAAGAATTATCTACACAAGTGTTTCCACATGAAAGATTTGGGAAAACTCAAGTATTTTCTAGGTATCGAAGTGGCTCGCAATGACGATGGTATCTTCATTTCCCAACGGAAATATGCTCTTGACCTTGTTACCGAGGCTGGACTCCTTGGGTCTAAGCCCTCTCTGGTTCCCATTGAACTCAATCACAAGCTTCTTCTTTCGAAATCTCCTCTACTTACTGATCCGGCGCCTTATCGCCGTCTTATCGGACGTCTTATATACCTTACGTTTACGCGACCCGATCTTTGTTATACAGTTCATGTTCTTTCGCAGTGTATGCAAAAACCGCGTCATGATCATTGGGATGCCGCTTTGCGTACAGTCCGGTATATTAAAGGTTCTCCGAGCCAGGGAATGCTACTACGGTCAGACTCTGATCTTCGTGTCACTGCTTATTGCGACTCCGATTGGAATACATGTCCTATCTCTCGACGGTCTGTCAGCGCATACATTGTTCAGCTCGGACAATCTCCCATTTCTTGGAAGACAAAGAAACAGAAGACGGTGTCTATGTCCTCTGCTGAAGCTGAATATCGCGCCATGGCATTCACCTTGAAGGAACTCAAATGGATCAAACAACTACTTGCAGCTTTTGGAATTCGCCATGATCAACCTATGCGTCTCTTTTGCGACAGCAAACCTGCCATATATATTGCCGCAGACCCTTTGTTTCATGAGCGCACCAAACATGTCGAATCTGATTGTCATTTTGTTCGTGATGCGGACGTGGAAAAGCTCATCGCAACTGAACATATCAAGACCAAGGAACAGCCAGCAGACTTACTTACAAAGGCACTACCATCAACTACATTTGCTTATCTTCTTTCCAAGTTGGAGATTCACAATCTTTCACCTCCAACTTGAGGGAAGGTATAGAGATAAGGACATAAATTGTAGATAAAGATAACTATGTATTGTAGTTATCTAATCCCCTAAGGGTTAGGAGATCCTTCTTGTATATATACACTATGACATACATCAATATACACAACAAATTACATTCTATTTTACATTCTCTAGAGAAAGACCTAACCATTTTGAATTAATTCAATTTAGGAGAGTATATCCGTTCCAACGGAAATTGAATCCATAACTCTTTAAGTCTTTAATTGGAAATTCAAGAGTTTTTATCTACTATGTCAAGAATGTGATTGTTTGTGCTATATAATTTAAAGAAAAAAAAATACACTCACCATCCAAACATGAATTCCATGGCTCTTTCACATGCTTCTTTGTCATCAGGGCAGTTTGAATCATAAGGCTCAAACCATACGGGACAATGCGCGATACCAATCTTGCCATCTTTACACTGAGATTCAAACAAAAACATATTGAATAAATATGTTTCCAAACGACTAAATGTGTTTGTAAAACTAAAAATTAAATATGTTGATTCCTTACTTTGGGATTGTTTCTGAAGACTTCAACGGCTTCTGCGTGAGCAAGAAGTAGATTGTGACTAACAGTATAAACCTCGAGGCCAGATTCTCCAGCTACAGCTGCTTCGTTCATGTACTTGGAGGCACGTCCGGGCGCTTTTCTTCCTGTGTCATACCCGCCAATGCTATAGACCCATGGCTCGTTTAGTGTAACCCACAATTTCACACGGTCCCCAAATTCTTCGAAACATAAGGCCGCAAAATCTTTGAAGTCATTACTGCAAAATTTTTTTTTTTTGTATGCATATTAGAGACATTGATTTGAAAAATATGTTTACAAAGTAATATGTATTTTTAATCACTTACACAGCTTCTTCGCTTAGAAATCCGTTGTATTCATCTTCAAGGGCTTGAGGAGTATCCCAATGGAATAAAGTAGCAAGAGGTGTGATTCCTGTTCATATATATATGTGATCATGTTAGAATATTTCAATCTGGACGACTAGGTTAATATATAACAGCGATTAATTAAATACCGTTAGCTAAGAGTTCATCGATGAGATTGTTGTAAAAATTGATTCCTTCTTGGTTCACGCCCTTGCTTTTCTTTCCAACTATTTTTTGGGAAAAAATAGCAAAAACACGGATTAATCTCTACTGTATTATTTGAAAACTCACTTCTTAAATGTTTAATCTAGAAAACTGTTGTGTATATATTTGAGTTAAGAACTTACGAGGCAGAATACGAGGCCACGAGATAGAGAATCTAAAAGCATCCATGTTAATATCCTTCATTCTCTGGATGTCTTCCTTGTAGTGGTCATAGAACTCGACCGCTTGGTCTGCGTTAGAGTAGCAATTTCTCTCTGCAAAAATATTAATTTTCTTGTATTAGCATGATGAATAGTGTATAAAGAAAAATTCATACATATATAAGGAACCTAAAATTATATAAAATGAAAAAGATGTTTTGTTATATACACAAACCTGGATATTTGCGAACAAATGTATCCCAAACACTTTCTCCACGAGGAGCTTCATTTATAGCTCCTTCATATTGGTAAGCCGATGAAGCTGTTCCAAAGAGGAAACCCTCGGAAAAATCAGAACGGCCGAACGAGTTTTTCTTCAAGTAAGTGTTCCTTTTTCTGTTAATATTATTTAACAAACAAATAAGAAAATGTTTGTCCAAGGATAAACTTATTTGCGTAGCCTTGTGGTTATATTAAAGTTCGATCACTCACAGCGTCATTGTTTATAAACGATTTCTAAGCTTTTTTGCCTTGTAAATCTGCATAAAAACATACATATATAAGATTATGAATTTGGCACACACAATTAACATAACTTTGATATACAAGAGGATATATAACATACCGACTGGAAGATCTTTTTTTAGTGTTTTTAATAGATTGGAGCTGGTTTTATTCGTCTAATATGAAAGAATGAAATGAATTATATGTTTTTGTTCTTGCCAAAGGAATAAATGAATGAATATTTTTTTTCTTAAAGAAAGAAAGTAGAGATTATACTTTTTTCAAAAAAAAAAAGAAAGTAGAGATTATTGAGTTGTGAGAGAAGTGATGGGATATGTGAAGTTATATATAGGCTAAGGGATTTACATTTTTATGCGAAGGAACGTAGAAAAATCATAGATTTTAGTCAAACTATTTGCCCCTACGCATTTTGACTGTTAATTTCTTTCTTTTTTGGTCAAATAATCTGCTGCAACGATTAGACAAAAAATAAAATATTAAATTTTTGGTCAGTTGCGGTCTTGCGCCATGCGATATTGAACCAACTAGATTACTCGTATCTTGACTGAGGAACGACGACAAAATTTTTGAGAAAGAAAACAAAAAGCATCGACGAAGAGAAACGACCAATAGTAAAAGGGCACGTATATGGTTCTTATCAATTCCAAAAGCCCTATGTTAGCCAGCGGTTTTTTTTTTTTTTTGATAAAAGTTTTTCTACAAATATATATGAACACTGACATAATATAATTAATTTTAATACAGTGCCGGGGAGATCCCTTTGCTAGAGTGGTCATGTGATTGATTTTAGTTTCGAACTTTTGACAAATCTAAATGACAAAACATTGTTTATCATATATCAGGGGTGGAGTTACCATTCCCTAATAGTATGTCACTTTAATAAACATATAATTTGATTCGTTTGATTTATTATTTTAACAAAGGTATCAAAAGTTGATGAATGAATTTTCCATCTAAATTTCATTTTTTATCGTTTGAAAAATTAAATTTATATGAACTAAAAATTAAAACATAAACACAGTTTTTTATTAGTTTTTATTCATTTATGACATATCAGTTTCTACGATAATATATGAATTTAGCCAAATAAACATGTTTGGTTGAATTTGTAGACTTTGATTCCAGACTGTTCACATCGAGTCAAGTAAACACTTCTTATTTCCAACTAAATTATGTAGAAAAATCTAAGAAGAAATCTAAGAATGA
Proteins encoded in this window:
- the LOC106337756 gene encoding beta-glucosidase 27-like; protein product: MTLKRNTYLKKNSFGRSDFSEGFLFGTASSAYQYEGAINEAPRGESVWDTFVRKYPERNCYSNADQAVEFYDHYKEDIQRMKDINMDAFRFSISWPRILPLGKKSKGVNQEGINFYNNLIDELLANGITPLATLFHWDTPQALEDEYNGFLSEEAVNDFKDFAALCFEEFGDRVKLWVTLNEPWVYSIGGYDTGRKAPGRASKYMNEAAVAGESGLEVYTVSHNLLLAHAEAVEVFRNNPKCKDGKIGIAHCPVWFEPYDSNCPDDKEACERAMEFMFGWHMDPTVYGDYPEVMKKSIGKRLPSFTAAQSKKLRGSFDFVGVNYYSAFYVKSIPEVDHNTPNWRSDARIEWRKQNKAGQTLGVRGGSEWDFLYPQGLRKFLNYAKDKYESPKFMITENGHCDIDYEKKPKLSNLMDLQRTEYHKKHLQSIQQAIQEDGVEVEGYFAWSLLDNCEWNAGYGVRYGLFYVDYKNGLKRFPKMSAMWFKEFLKREEERGDFEEEEYLLNVATKKKRFLLATGSASCFIPKMSESSKALELFF